One Falsarthrobacter nasiphocae DNA segment encodes these proteins:
- a CDS encoding segregation and condensation protein A encodes MSPQDTAEPAGTAEAPGGFAVSLDNFEGPFDVLLNLIARKEMDVTRVALAEVTDEFLAYTFRLAESGVDDPRTEEQRLDERTGFLVVAATLLDLKAARLLPSGEVESREDIEALEARDLLFAKLLQYQAFKRAAADVGRRLAEERVHVPRDVRRGEGFEDLAPRLEFSMTPEALAEIARAAFGQAKPPVPLEVGTGHLHTSRVTVAEECETIAARLAESGTLTFAELIADADSRLVLVVRFLALLELYRRNLLLLEQEGETVLARWTGEALADDDDAGAVLAEVDDYEGTEA; translated from the coding sequence GTGAGCCCCCAGGACACCGCAGAACCCGCCGGGACGGCCGAGGCCCCCGGCGGGTTCGCCGTGTCCCTGGACAACTTCGAGGGCCCGTTCGACGTCCTCCTCAACCTCATCGCCCGCAAGGAGATGGACGTGACGCGCGTGGCGCTCGCGGAGGTCACGGACGAGTTCCTCGCCTACACGTTCCGCCTCGCGGAGTCCGGGGTCGATGACCCGCGCACGGAGGAGCAGCGGCTGGACGAGCGGACGGGCTTCCTCGTCGTCGCCGCCACCCTCCTCGACCTCAAGGCCGCGCGCCTGCTCCCGAGCGGGGAGGTGGAGTCCCGCGAGGACATCGAGGCACTCGAGGCCCGCGACCTCCTCTTCGCCAAGCTCCTCCAGTACCAGGCGTTCAAGCGCGCCGCCGCGGACGTGGGGCGGCGCCTCGCCGAGGAGCGCGTCCACGTGCCCCGGGACGTGCGGCGCGGCGAGGGCTTCGAGGACCTCGCGCCCCGCCTCGAGTTCTCCATGACGCCCGAGGCGCTCGCGGAGATCGCCCGGGCCGCCTTCGGCCAGGCCAAGCCGCCCGTGCCGCTTGAGGTCGGCACGGGCCACCTCCACACGTCCCGGGTGACGGTGGCGGAGGAGTGCGAGACCATCGCGGCCCGCCTCGCCGAGTCCGGCACCCTGACCTTCGCGGAGCTCATCGCGGACGCTGACTCCCGCCTCGTCCTCGTGGTCCGCTTCCTCGCGCTCCTGGAGCTCTACCGGCGCAACCTCCTCCTCCTGGAGCAGGAGGGGGAGACGGTCCTCGCGCGGTGGACGGGGGAGGCGCTCGCGGATGACGACGACGCCGGGGCCGTTCTCGCCGAGGTAGACGACTACGAGGGGACCGAAGCATGA
- a CDS encoding lysophospholipid acyltransferase family protein yields the protein MSRVPYGEREPREGAWPWVSRVGAVINKGVYRTETPGVANIPTSGGVIVAANHAGLLDGPALYAALPREAHILVKKEMFELPVVGPFLHYSGQIGIDRSGDRRALTAALKLLRAGKIVGILPEGTRGTGSVAAISSGVAWLASMSGAPVVPAAILGTRAQGAGKNWLPAPRSRVVVSFGEPFRLEARSGEAGRETMRRGAEDIRRALAEHVHAEERRTGLRLPSA from the coding sequence ATGAGCCGGGTCCCCTACGGCGAGCGTGAGCCGCGCGAGGGGGCATGGCCGTGGGTCTCGCGCGTCGGGGCCGTCATCAACAAGGGCGTCTACCGCACGGAGACGCCGGGCGTGGCGAACATCCCCACGTCCGGCGGCGTCATCGTCGCCGCGAACCATGCGGGTCTCCTCGACGGCCCCGCGCTCTACGCGGCCCTGCCCCGCGAGGCGCACATCCTCGTCAAGAAGGAGATGTTCGAGCTGCCCGTCGTCGGCCCCTTCCTTCACTACTCGGGGCAGATTGGCATTGACCGCTCGGGGGACCGGCGGGCGCTCACCGCGGCACTGAAGCTGTTGCGCGCGGGGAAGATCGTCGGCATCCTCCCGGAGGGCACGCGGGGGACCGGATCGGTCGCGGCCATCTCCAGCGGTGTCGCCTGGCTCGCGTCGATGTCCGGGGCGCCGGTTGTCCCCGCGGCGATCCTCGGCACACGGGCGCAAGGAGCCGGGAAGAACTGGCTTCCGGCCCCGCGCAGCCGCGTCGTCGTCTCCTTTGGAGAGCCCTTCCGGCTGGAGGCGAGAAGCGGCGAGGCGGGCCGTGAGACAATGAGACGAGGCGCCGAGGACATTCGCCGGGCGCTCGCCGAGCACGTGCACGCCGAGGAGCGGCGCACGGGGCTCAGACTTCCCTCGGCCTAG
- a CDS encoding TetR/AcrR family transcriptional regulator: MFAREGFKGASMAKIIKESGMSAGAIYTYFETKEQLQIDVAVGIVDAKIGALDELSAAGDTSPGAVIRRFLEAMLKDMPDPGLVVQVWGEAAVEPDVRAMAGQVMGALTERLGRMVAEWLVAQRGVPEAEAHVRGQAVAPALLGLCQGFILRRGLLGDDAAGAYLDAVDALLDAL, from the coding sequence GTGTTCGCCCGCGAAGGCTTCAAGGGCGCCTCGATGGCCAAGATCATCAAGGAATCCGGGATGTCCGCCGGGGCCATCTACACCTACTTCGAGACCAAGGAGCAGCTGCAGATCGACGTGGCTGTGGGGATCGTGGACGCCAAGATCGGCGCCCTGGACGAGCTCTCCGCCGCGGGGGACACCTCGCCCGGCGCTGTCATCCGGCGGTTCCTCGAGGCCATGCTCAAGGACATGCCGGACCCCGGCCTCGTGGTCCAGGTCTGGGGCGAGGCGGCCGTGGAGCCCGATGTCCGTGCCATGGCCGGCCAGGTCATGGGCGCGTTGACGGAGCGGCTGGGGCGGATGGTGGCCGAGTGGCTCGTGGCGCAGCGCGGGGTTCCGGAGGCTGAGGCTCACGTGCGGGGCCAGGCTGTGGCCCCAGCCCTCCTGGGTCTGTGCCAGGGGTTCATCCTCCGCCGGGGCCTCTTGGGCGACGACGCGGCTGGCGCCTACCTCGACGCCGTGGACGCGCTGCTCGACGCGCTGTGA
- a CDS encoding ParA family protein, protein MTKQSETKSAGDEPQLGPTGKPLREFPEPPVLESHGPARVIAMVNQKGGVGKTTSTINLAAALAELGRKVLLVDFDPQGALSAGLGANPHDLDDTVYNVLMDRKVDIRETILETEVENLDLLPANIDLSAAEVQLVNEVAREQVLERALRKVSNDYDVILIDCQPSLGLLTVNALTASHGVIIPLIPEFFALRAVALLVETIEKVQDRLNPDLQIDGVLATMYDPRTLHAREVMGRLVEAFGDKVFETPIKRSIKFADATVAAEPITSFAGNHPGADAYRNLAKELIERGGAP, encoded by the coding sequence GTGACGAAGCAGTCTGAGACGAAGAGCGCAGGCGACGAGCCGCAGCTGGGCCCCACGGGCAAGCCCCTGCGGGAGTTCCCGGAGCCGCCGGTCTTGGAGTCCCACGGGCCCGCGCGCGTCATCGCGATGGTCAACCAGAAGGGCGGAGTCGGCAAGACGACGTCCACGATCAACCTCGCCGCCGCGCTCGCGGAGCTGGGCCGCAAGGTCCTCCTCGTGGACTTCGACCCGCAGGGCGCGCTCTCGGCAGGCCTCGGTGCCAACCCGCACGACCTCGACGACACCGTCTACAACGTCCTCATGGACCGCAAGGTCGACATCCGCGAGACCATCCTCGAGACCGAGGTGGAGAACCTCGACCTGCTGCCCGCGAACATCGACCTCTCCGCTGCCGAAGTGCAGCTCGTCAACGAGGTGGCCCGCGAGCAGGTCCTCGAGCGCGCCCTGCGCAAGGTGTCCAACGACTACGACGTCATCCTCATCGACTGCCAGCCGTCCCTCGGCCTCCTCACGGTCAACGCGCTGACGGCCTCCCACGGCGTCATCATCCCGCTCATCCCCGAGTTCTTCGCCCTGCGCGCCGTGGCTCTCCTCGTGGAGACCATCGAGAAGGTGCAGGACCGCCTCAACCCGGACCTGCAGATCGACGGCGTCCTCGCCACGATGTACGACCCCCGCACGCTCCACGCCCGCGAGGTCATGGGCCGGCTCGTCGAGGCGTTCGGCGACAAGGTCTTCGAGACGCCCATCAAGCGCTCCATCAAGTTCGCTGACGCCACCGTGGCGGCCGAGCCGATCACGAGCTTCGCCGGAAACCACCCCGGCGCGGACGCCTACCGCAACCTCGCCAAGGAGCTCATCGAGCGCGGCGGCGCGCCGTAG
- a CDS encoding pseudouridine synthase, whose translation MSSSSFNRTPASGGSRSNGSPSRRTGGPAGRSGAAPRGGASGGSTFGGAKGGGGKGFGAKTGGGKTGGAKTGGPRGFGPKSGAAGKPGKGGPGAKGGQFRQAPSSAGKAFAKDRRGRELKPLRPEDRAPIEPRAARGDASSEQEGVRLQKVLANAGVASRRACEQMIDEGRVEVNGEVIIEQGRRVDPERDVIHVDGERIQLDASKTYIVFNKPKGVVSTMTDPEGRPAVSDFVKGKQERLFHVGRLDAETEGLLILTNDGELANRLMHPRYNISKTYLVQVRGPLAPGIGKQMRDGLKLEDGWASVDSFRLIDSRPGHVLVEVVLHNGKNRIVRRLFDAVGHPVERLLRVAVGPISLGDQKQGTVRTLGRHEVGHLLSLVGL comes from the coding sequence ATGAGCAGCTCGTCATTCAACCGCACCCCCGCCTCCGGCGGATCCCGATCCAACGGCTCCCCCTCCCGCCGCACCGGCGGCCCCGCCGGACGCTCCGGCGCAGCGCCCCGCGGAGGCGCCTCGGGCGGCAGCACGTTCGGCGGCGCCAAGGGCGGCGGTGGCAAGGGCTTCGGCGCCAAGACCGGCGGAGGCAAGACCGGGGGCGCCAAGACCGGCGGCCCCCGCGGATTCGGCCCCAAGTCCGGCGCCGCGGGCAAGCCCGGCAAGGGTGGCCCCGGAGCGAAGGGCGGACAGTTCCGCCAGGCGCCGTCGTCGGCAGGAAAGGCGTTTGCCAAGGACCGCCGTGGACGCGAGCTCAAGCCGCTCCGCCCCGAGGACCGCGCGCCCATCGAGCCGCGCGCAGCGCGCGGTGACGCCTCCTCGGAGCAGGAGGGCGTGCGCCTGCAGAAGGTCCTCGCCAACGCGGGCGTGGCCAGCCGCCGCGCGTGCGAGCAGATGATCGACGAGGGCCGGGTCGAGGTCAACGGCGAGGTCATCATCGAGCAGGGCCGCCGCGTGGACCCCGAGCGGGACGTTATCCACGTGGACGGCGAGCGCATCCAGCTCGACGCGTCCAAGACGTACATCGTCTTCAACAAGCCCAAGGGCGTCGTCTCCACGATGACGGACCCCGAGGGCCGCCCCGCCGTGAGCGACTTCGTCAAGGGCAAGCAGGAGCGCCTCTTCCACGTGGGCCGCCTCGACGCGGAGACCGAGGGCCTCCTCATCCTCACGAACGACGGCGAGCTCGCCAACCGCCTCATGCACCCGCGCTACAACATCTCCAAGACGTACCTCGTGCAGGTGCGCGGTCCGCTCGCGCCGGGCATCGGCAAGCAGATGCGGGACGGGCTCAAGCTCGAGGACGGCTGGGCGTCCGTGGACTCCTTCCGCCTCATCGACTCGCGCCCGGGCCACGTCCTCGTGGAGGTCGTCCTCCACAACGGCAAGAACCGCATTGTGCGGCGCCTGTTCGACGCCGTCGGTCACCCCGTCGAGCGCCTCCTCCGCGTGGCCGTGGGCCCCATCAGCCTCGGGGACCAGAAGCAGGGCACGGTCCGCACGCTCGGACGCCACGAGGTGGGGCACCTGCTCAGCCTCGTCGGGCTCTAA
- the cmk gene encoding (d)CMP kinase yields the protein MVNTTDRLVVAVDGPSGSGKSSVSREAARRLGAAYLDTGAMYRAVTLACLDAGLDLTDQDAVAAFIPGSEVTVSTDPAQPQVVRIAGREVTEAIREPFVSERVSAVATNPRAREILVGLQRDVIASHRRIVAEGRDITTVVAPDADARVLLTASEEARLRRRGLQLGGTQSEESLAAQVTGRDRKDSALVNFTTAADGVVTLDSSDLDFEQTIQALLDIVAAAVQGEGQAPQAQPQEDQHEPEQREPRQAQA from the coding sequence ATCGTGAACACCACCGATCGCCTCGTTGTCGCCGTGGACGGGCCCTCCGGCTCCGGCAAGTCCAGCGTGTCCCGGGAGGCGGCCCGCCGCCTCGGCGCCGCGTACCTCGACACGGGCGCCATGTACCGGGCCGTGACGCTCGCGTGCCTCGACGCCGGGCTGGACCTCACCGACCAGGACGCTGTGGCCGCGTTCATCCCCGGCTCCGAGGTGACGGTCTCCACGGACCCCGCCCAGCCGCAGGTGGTCCGCATCGCCGGCCGCGAGGTCACCGAGGCCATCCGGGAGCCGTTCGTCTCCGAGCGGGTCTCCGCCGTGGCCACCAACCCGCGCGCCCGGGAGATCCTCGTCGGCCTCCAGCGGGACGTCATCGCGTCCCACCGGCGGATCGTCGCCGAGGGCCGGGACATCACCACCGTGGTCGCGCCCGACGCCGATGCCCGCGTGCTCCTCACCGCGTCCGAGGAGGCTCGGCTCCGCCGGCGGGGACTCCAGCTCGGCGGCACGCAGTCCGAGGAGAGCCTCGCCGCCCAGGTCACGGGCCGGGACCGCAAGGACTCCGCCCTCGTGAACTTCACGACGGCCGCCGACGGCGTGGTCACGCTGGACTCCAGCGACCTCGACTTCGAGCAGACCATCCAGGCGCTGCTCGACATCGTGGCCGCGGCGGTGCAGGGCGAGGGCCAGGCGCCCCAGGCCCAGCCCCAAGAGGATCAGCACGAACCGGAGCAGCGCGAGCCGCGTCAGGCCCAGGCATGA
- a CDS encoding N-6 DNA methylase, translating to MAANARNRDPGDTQDRRKARGAFFTPPAIASYIVDWAIETAQDKILEPSTGDAEFLVHAVGRLISLGADSPKVHGSELHAWSAEEGRRRIAAAGGQADIAVGDFFERPVEPTFDAVVGNPPYIRFQDFTGDQRARARAAALRGGVALSGLASAWAAFTVASALHLRKGGRLGFVLPAELLTANYAGAVRRFLFERFSSIELVLFEERVFAEAETEAVLLLASGYQEGAATSAKVRQVRNAAGLPTMPPAISWTPADPAQKWSGATIDTHVMAALLDAVSADQLQSLSKWGDTKLGMVTGRNNYFAMTPATVAEIGLGACDTLPLSPPGSSHLRGLELTAAALCELGEKGRRTRLFYPAEGLFSEAVTSYLATGIADGVDQTYKSRTRRLWWQVPLMPPADLFLTYMNADTVRLVTNTAKAYHLNSIHGVYLRPQHAKLGWELLPLGALNSFTMLSAELAGRAYGGGVLKMEPGEAARWLVPGPSVLEQAREKLLAIRPQVGEELRGGKLAEAVTMVDDALLIETLGIPRLTVRAVRQARDELAGRREARGHAVQD from the coding sequence ATGGCGGCGAACGCACGCAATAGGGACCCCGGGGACACCCAGGACCGTCGCAAGGCACGTGGTGCCTTCTTCACGCCGCCGGCCATCGCCTCCTACATCGTCGACTGGGCCATCGAGACCGCCCAGGACAAGATCCTCGAGCCCTCGACCGGCGACGCCGAGTTCCTGGTGCACGCGGTTGGCCGGCTCATCTCCCTTGGCGCGGATAGCCCGAAGGTTCACGGCTCGGAGCTCCACGCGTGGAGTGCCGAAGAAGGCCGTCGTCGCATCGCTGCAGCGGGTGGGCAGGCAGACATCGCCGTCGGCGACTTCTTCGAGCGTCCGGTTGAACCCACTTTTGACGCCGTCGTCGGAAATCCGCCATACATCCGGTTCCAGGACTTCACTGGTGATCAGCGCGCCCGGGCGAGAGCGGCAGCCCTGCGTGGTGGCGTCGCACTGTCTGGCCTCGCTTCGGCCTGGGCGGCGTTCACTGTGGCCTCGGCACTCCACCTGCGCAAGGGTGGGCGCTTGGGCTTTGTCCTCCCTGCTGAGCTGTTGACAGCCAACTACGCGGGCGCGGTGCGCCGGTTCCTGTTCGAGCGGTTCAGCTCGATTGAGCTGGTTCTCTTCGAGGAGCGTGTGTTCGCCGAGGCCGAGACGGAGGCGGTGCTATTGCTGGCTTCCGGCTACCAGGAAGGCGCCGCCACCAGTGCCAAGGTGCGGCAGGTACGCAACGCCGCCGGCCTGCCGACCATGCCGCCTGCCATCTCGTGGACGCCGGCTGACCCAGCCCAGAAGTGGTCGGGTGCAACCATTGACACCCACGTGATGGCTGCCCTGCTCGATGCCGTGAGTGCTGACCAGCTCCAATCGCTCAGCAAGTGGGGCGACACCAAGCTCGGCATGGTCACCGGCCGCAACAACTACTTCGCCATGACCCCGGCTACCGTCGCCGAGATCGGGCTCGGCGCGTGCGACACGCTGCCTCTTTCCCCGCCGGGCTCGTCGCACCTGCGCGGACTGGAGCTGACCGCCGCCGCACTGTGCGAGCTGGGCGAGAAGGGCCGACGCACGCGCCTGTTCTACCCGGCAGAAGGTCTCTTTTCCGAAGCCGTCACCTCGTACCTGGCTACTGGCATTGCCGACGGCGTGGACCAGACCTACAAGAGCCGCACGCGCCGGCTGTGGTGGCAAGTGCCACTCATGCCGCCGGCTGACCTGTTCCTCACGTACATGAATGCTGACACCGTGCGTCTGGTCACCAACACCGCCAAGGCCTATCACCTCAACAGCATCCACGGCGTCTACTTGCGACCCCAGCACGCCAAACTCGGATGGGAGCTGCTGCCCCTGGGCGCCCTAAACTCTTTTACTATGCTGAGCGCCGAGCTTGCAGGCCGTGCCTATGGCGGTGGTGTCCTCAAGATGGAGCCGGGCGAGGCGGCACGCTGGCTCGTTCCTGGCCCCAGCGTCCTGGAGCAGGCCCGCGAGAAGCTCCTCGCCATTCGCCCCCAGGTCGGGGAGGAGTTGCGTGGCGGGAAGCTAGCCGAGGCGGTCACGATGGTGGATGACGCCCTGCTCATCGAGACATTGGGCATTCCTCGACTGACGGTGCGAGCCGTACGTCAGGCCCGCGACGAGCTCGCCGGACGACGGGAGGCGCGGGGACATGCCGTCCAGGATTGA
- the der gene encoding ribosome biogenesis GTPase Der encodes MADQSRDEYEPAEADDVLERLAEISEDEAEARARSLREGLEDYDLDEEDADILARYLDGDEDEEDEAPLPVLAIVGRPNVGKSTLVNRILGRREAVVEDVPGVTRDRVSYRAEWMGREFTIVDTGGWEHDAKGIHASVAAQAEMAVDVADAVLLVVEATVGATATDEAVVKMLRRKKKPVVLVANKVDSELVEAEASALWGLGFGEPHPVSALHGRGAADMLDAVMEVLPDVSAFGGVPERGGPRRVALIGRPNVGKSSLLNKTAGAERVVVDDLAGTTRDPVDELVELGGRQWRFVDTAGIRRRQHMAHGADFYASLRTQTALDRAEVAVVLLAVDEVLSEQDVRILQMAIDSGRALVLAFNKWDLLDDERRRYLEREIERDLAHVAWAPRVNLSAKTGWHKDKLVPALDTALEGWETRISTSRLNAFLGELVAAHPHPVRGGKQPRILFATQASSRPPKFVLFTSGFLDPGYRRFITRRLRETFGFVGTPIEVSMRVREKRKR; translated from the coding sequence ATGGCAGACCAGTCGCGCGACGAGTACGAGCCCGCAGAGGCCGACGACGTCCTGGAGCGTCTCGCCGAGATCAGCGAGGACGAGGCCGAGGCCCGCGCTCGCTCCCTCCGCGAGGGACTCGAGGACTACGACCTCGACGAGGAGGACGCGGACATCCTCGCCCGATACCTCGACGGTGACGAGGACGAAGAGGACGAGGCCCCGCTGCCCGTCCTCGCCATCGTCGGCCGCCCGAACGTCGGCAAGTCCACCCTCGTCAACCGCATCCTCGGCCGCCGCGAGGCTGTCGTCGAGGACGTCCCCGGCGTGACGCGTGACCGCGTCTCCTACCGCGCCGAGTGGATGGGCCGCGAGTTCACCATCGTGGACACCGGCGGATGGGAGCACGACGCCAAGGGCATCCACGCCTCCGTTGCCGCCCAGGCCGAGATGGCCGTGGACGTGGCGGACGCCGTGCTGCTCGTCGTGGAGGCCACCGTTGGCGCCACGGCGACGGACGAGGCCGTGGTCAAGATGCTCCGCCGCAAGAAGAAGCCCGTGGTCCTCGTGGCCAACAAGGTTGACTCCGAGCTCGTTGAGGCCGAGGCGTCCGCGCTCTGGGGCCTCGGGTTCGGCGAGCCGCACCCCGTCTCCGCGCTGCACGGGCGCGGCGCCGCGGACATGCTGGACGCCGTCATGGAGGTTCTGCCTGACGTGAGCGCGTTCGGCGGCGTGCCCGAGCGCGGGGGACCGCGCCGCGTGGCGCTCATCGGGCGCCCGAACGTGGGCAAGTCCTCCCTGCTCAACAAGACGGCCGGGGCCGAGCGCGTGGTTGTGGACGACCTCGCCGGCACGACCCGCGACCCGGTGGACGAGCTCGTGGAGCTCGGCGGACGCCAGTGGCGCTTCGTGGACACGGCCGGCATCCGCCGACGCCAGCACATGGCCCACGGCGCGGACTTCTACGCGTCGCTGCGCACGCAGACGGCGCTGGACCGCGCGGAGGTCGCCGTCGTGCTCCTCGCCGTGGACGAGGTCCTCTCCGAGCAGGATGTGCGCATCCTTCAGATGGCCATTGACTCGGGGCGCGCTCTGGTGCTCGCCTTCAACAAGTGGGATCTGCTCGACGACGAGCGCCGCCGGTACCTGGAGCGGGAGATCGAGCGGGACCTGGCCCACGTGGCGTGGGCGCCGCGCGTGAACCTGTCCGCGAAGACGGGCTGGCACAAGGACAAGCTCGTGCCCGCGCTGGACACGGCGCTCGAGGGCTGGGAGACGCGCATCTCGACGTCCCGGCTCAACGCGTTCCTCGGCGAGCTCGTGGCGGCGCACCCGCACCCCGTGCGCGGCGGCAAGCAGCCTCGTATCCTCTTCGCGACGCAGGCCAGCTCGCGGCCGCCGAAGTTTGTGCTCTTCACGTCCGGGTTCCTGGACCCGGGCTACCGCCGCTTCATCACGCGCCGCCTGCGCGAGACCTTCGGGTTCGTGGGCACGCCGATCGAGGTGTCGATGCGCGTGCGCGAGAAGCGGAAGCGCTAG
- a CDS encoding prephenate dehydrogenase, producing the protein MAASLPSVLVVGTGLLGASVGLKWRSLGGAVYVRDQSPTAAAIAEDLGAGRLWKDGSDAPDIVVVATPPESTAESIVAALREFPDAVVTDVASIKGRIGAQVRELAAKAGITADLGRYVPGHPMAGRERSGPVAARAELFEAMPWIVCPSGDADATHAVETLARRLGGTVVTMTPEEHDSAVALVSHMPQVAASLVASRLTSGHDSSLALAGNGLRDTTRIAGSDPTLWVQILAGNAAAVRPLLAELASDLHGVLEALEDPAAPGARLALARLLDAGQAGRSRLPGKHGTSSERFAHVMVLLDDRPGQLGSLFNVLADLGVNVEDVRMEHAPGREVGAVDLSVQTHLGQSTADELVARGMNAYHVR; encoded by the coding sequence GTGGCTGCGTCTCTGCCGTCCGTCCTCGTTGTTGGCACCGGCCTGCTCGGTGCGTCCGTCGGGCTCAAGTGGCGGTCCCTCGGGGGAGCGGTCTACGTCCGTGACCAGAGCCCCACGGCCGCCGCGATCGCCGAGGACCTCGGCGCCGGCCGGCTGTGGAAGGACGGTTCGGACGCGCCGGACATCGTCGTCGTCGCCACGCCTCCCGAGTCCACGGCCGAGTCCATCGTGGCGGCGCTCCGGGAGTTCCCGGACGCCGTGGTGACCGACGTGGCCAGCATCAAGGGCCGCATCGGGGCGCAGGTCCGGGAGCTCGCCGCGAAGGCAGGAATCACGGCGGATCTGGGCCGCTACGTGCCGGGGCACCCCATGGCCGGCCGCGAGCGGTCGGGTCCCGTCGCCGCCCGCGCCGAGCTCTTCGAGGCCATGCCGTGGATCGTCTGCCCCTCTGGCGACGCCGACGCGACCCACGCTGTGGAGACCCTCGCGCGGCGGCTCGGGGGCACCGTGGTGACGATGACTCCCGAGGAGCACGACTCGGCCGTGGCCCTCGTCTCCCACATGCCGCAGGTGGCCGCGTCCCTCGTGGCCTCGCGGCTGACGAGCGGGCACGACTCGTCCCTGGCCCTGGCCGGGAACGGGCTGCGGGACACCACGCGGATCGCCGGGTCCGACCCGACGCTCTGGGTGCAGATCCTCGCGGGCAACGCCGCCGCCGTGCGGCCGCTGCTGGCGGAGCTCGCCTCCGACCTGCACGGGGTCCTCGAGGCGCTCGAGGACCCGGCCGCGCCGGGGGCCAGGCTCGCGCTGGCGCGTCTCCTCGACGCGGGCCAGGCCGGGCGCTCCCGCCTCCCCGGCAAGCACGGAACGAGCTCGGAGCGGTTCGCGCACGTCATGGTGCTCCTCGACGACCGCCCCGGCCAGCTCGGGAGCCTCTTCAACGTCCTCGCCGATCTCGGCGTCAACGTCGAGGACGTGCGGATGGAGCACGCGCCGGGCCGCGAGGTGGGCGCCGTGGACCTCTCCGTCCAGACCCACCTGGGCCAGAGTACCGCGGACGAGCTCGTGGCCCGCGGCATGAACGCCTACCACGTCCGGTGA
- the scpB gene encoding SMC-Scp complex subunit ScpB, producing the protein MSDSQESLEAGLSEGLLAAVEAVLMVADGPVSAAELARALDEDESTAEAAIAALQAEYAGGAGARPRGFEIRRSGGGWRVYARPEHREVVERFVLSGQRVRLSQAALETLAVIAYRQPVARSEVAAIRGVNVDSVVKTLQHRELIDEQGVHPATGATLYGTTRLFLERLGIESLEELPQISPLLPGVGDLEEIETGEPELGAVDAAETVEGERGL; encoded by the coding sequence ATGAGTGACAGCCAGGAATCGCTAGAGGCGGGCCTGTCCGAGGGGCTGCTCGCGGCCGTGGAGGCGGTGCTCATGGTCGCGGATGGCCCCGTGTCCGCCGCCGAGCTGGCCCGCGCGCTGGACGAGGACGAGTCCACGGCCGAGGCCGCCATCGCCGCCCTCCAAGCAGAGTACGCGGGAGGTGCGGGCGCGAGGCCGCGCGGCTTCGAGATCCGGCGCAGCGGCGGCGGGTGGCGGGTCTACGCGAGGCCGGAGCACCGCGAGGTCGTGGAGCGGTTCGTCCTCTCCGGCCAGCGCGTGCGCCTGAGCCAGGCGGCGCTCGAGACCCTCGCCGTCATCGCGTACCGGCAGCCCGTGGCCCGGAGCGAGGTCGCGGCGATCCGCGGCGTCAACGTGGACTCCGTGGTCAAGACCCTCCAGCACCGCGAGCTCATCGACGAGCAGGGCGTCCACCCCGCCACGGGCGCCACGCTCTACGGCACGACTCGGCTCTTCCTGGAGCGGCTCGGGATCGAGTCCCTCGAGGAGCTCCCGCAGATCTCCCCGCTGCTGCCGGGCGTGGGGGACCTGGAGGAGATCGAGACGGGCGAGCCGGAGCTGGGCGCGGTGGACGCCGCCGAGACGGTGGAAGGCGAGCGCGGCCTCTGA